One region of Glycine max cultivar Williams 82 chromosome 9, Glycine_max_v4.0, whole genome shotgun sequence genomic DNA includes:
- the LOC100810323 gene encoding leucine-rich repeat receptor protein kinase HPCA1 isoform X2, whose product MLQKTLHFHLGKNRLSGEIPPKLFSSKMTLIHVIFYSNKLVGSIPETLGLVKSLTLVRFENNSLNGYVPQTLSNLTNVTDLLLSNNKLQGALPNLTGMNSLKYLDLSNNSFDKSDFPLWLSNLKNLTTLQMESVDLNGNIPVNLFSLAYLQNVVLNNNNLGGTLDIGTNNRKHLKLVNLKSNSIQDFEQQNDLPENITIILESNPICTETGAMERSYCKKHNILDTEPQNKCPPDSCSRDQILSPKCICGYPITGTLTFRAPSYFEWRDTTSLEKHLLQEFQSHDLPVDSVSLIISDPFHSFVYTIQIFPRGQDRFDRQDKSTISSILGNLSATSPYDFITGNQGPKESTNSSSKVLIIRVAVGGSSVMLVLLVLAGVYAFCQKRRAERAISRSNPFGNWDPNKSNCGTPQLKAARQFSFKEIKKYTNNFSQDNDIGSGGYGKVYRGTLPSGQVVAIKRAQRESKQGGLEFKAEIELLSRVHHKNLVSLVGFCFEREEQMLVYEFVPNGTLKDALTGESGIVLSWSRRLKVALGAARGLAYLHEHADPPIIHRDIKSNNILLNENYTAKVSDFGLSKSILDDEKDYVSTQVKGTMGYLDPDYYTSQKLTEKSDVYSFGVLILELITARKPIERGKYIVKVVRSTIDKTKDLYGLHKIIDPAICSGSTLEGFEKFVDLAMECVEDSGADRPAMSDVVKEIEDMLQSVGMHLTSESVTSTTSSHRYQEVSIVSFHLDQPYSNESFGSSAEHIQKLNLVS is encoded by the exons GATTTTTTACAGTAATAAACTAGTTGGAAGCATTCCAGAAACGCTTGGACTAGTTAAGAGTCTGACGTTGGT ACGCTTTGAAAATAATTCATTGAATGGATATGTGCCCCAGACCCTCAGCAACCTTACCAATGTCACAGACCT GTTGTTGTCCAACAATAAGCTGCAAGGTGCCCTGCCAAACCTTACTGGGATGAACTCCCTAAAATACTT GGATTTGAGCAACAATAGCTTTGACAAGTCAGATTTTCCACTGTGGCTTTCAAATCTGAAGAATTTAACAACATT ACAAATGGAGAGTGTGGACCTTAACGGAAACATTCCAGTTAATTTATTTAGCCTTGCCTATTTACAAAATGT TGTGctaaacaacaacaaccttggTGGAACCTTGGATATTGGCACCAACAACAGAAAACACCTGAAACTTGTTAATTTGAAGTCAAATTCAATTCAGGACTTCGAGCAACAAAATGATCTCCCAGAGAATATCACGATAAT ACTTGAGTCCAACCCCATTTGTACAGAAACAGGAGCTATGGAGAGGAGTTACTGCAAAAAACACAACATCTTAGATACAGAACCACAAAATAAATGTCCACCTGATAGTTGCAGTCGAGATCAGATTCTAAGTCCCAAGTGCATATGTGGATATCCAATTACAGGAACTTTGACTTTCAGAGCACCCTCATATTTTGAATGGAGAGACACAACATCCCTGGAGAAACATCTTTTGCAAGAATTTCAATCTCATGATCTACCTGTGGATTCAGTTTCTTTAATCATTTCAGATCCATTTCATAGTTTTGTGTATACCATACAAATTTTCCCACGAGGCCAAGATCGTTTCGACCGACAAGACAAATCTACAATAAGCTCTATTCTTGGCAACCTAAGTGCTACTAGTCCATATGATTTTATTACAGGAAACCAAG GACCGAAGGAGTCAACTAATTCATCAAGCAAGGTCTTAATTATTCGAGTAGCAGTTGGTGGTTCTTCCGTTATGCTTGTTTTATTAGTCCTTGCAGGTGTTTATGCTTTCTGCCAGAAGAGAAGAGCAGAAAGAGCCATTTCTCGAAGCAATCCTTTTG GAAACTGGGATCCAAATAAAAGCAACTGCGGCACTCCTCAGTTAAAAGCAGCAAGGCAGTtttcatttaaagaaattaagaaatacaCAAACAACTTCTCACAAGACAATGATATTGGATCAGGGGGTTATGGAAAG GTTTATCGGGGAACTCTTCCCAGTGGGCAAGTGGTAGCCATAAAACGAGCTCAAAGAGAATCAAAGCAGGGAGGGCTAGAATTCAAAGCTGAAATTGAACTCCTTTCAAGGGTCCACCACAAGAATCTGGTTAGCCTTGTGGGATTCTGCTTTGAACGAGAAGAACAAATGCTGGTTTATGAGTTTGTTCCAAATGGAACTTTGAAGGATGCTCTCACAG GGGAATCTGGAATTGTGTTGAGCTGGAGTAGAAGACTGAAAGTAGCCCTTGGTGCTGCCAGGGGTTTGGCTTATCTTCATGAACATGCTGATCCCCCTATTATACACAGGGACATCAAATCAAACAACATTTTGCTGAATGAAAACTATACTGCAAAAGTTTCTGATTTTGGTCTCTCCAAGTCTATCTTAGATGATGAAAAAGATTACGTCTCCACTCAAGTTAAAGGAACAATG GGCTACTTGGATCCAGATTATTATACTAGTCAGAAGTTGACTGAAAAGAGTGATGTCTATAGTTTTGGAGTGCTAATACTGGAGCTGATTACTGCAAGAAAGCCAATAGAACGAGGGAAATACATTGTGAAAGTGGTCAGGAGTACAATAGATAAGACAAAAGACTTGTATGGTCTTCACAAAATTATTGACCCGGCCATCTGTTCAGGATCAACACTGGAGGGTTTTGAGAAGTTTGTGGACCTTGCAATGGAGTGTGTTGAAGATTCAGGAGCTGACAGGCCCGCAATGAGTGATGTGGTTAAAGAAATTGAAGACATGTTGCAGTCTGTTGGTATGCACCTAACATCTGAATCAGTAACATCCACAACATCTAGTCATAGATATCAGGAGGTAAGTATAGTGAGTTTCCATCTGGACCAACCTTACAGCAATGAGTCCTTTGGTTCAAGTGCAGAACATATTCAAAAATTGAACCTAGTTAGTTAA
- the LOC102664598 gene encoding probable methyltransferase At1g29790, giving the protein MGNEAHDQQYSKKLQACGHSQKHKLPKSIMLVILTNLVTIYIFTGPISFLYHSSPSPRYSNSISKELNSTKAQIAATHSLLSELHHRLNSSNLLVQALLIDLTRQQEKQSNGADQNQMSLKVGSDDLSFALGPHKLPFGYSPRIGSDEIHTPVGASCMRLHEELNQYMSYEIGGECPMDDVLAQRLMLKGCEPLPRRRCRPKSPTNYVEPTPLPESLWTTPPDTSIVWDAYACKSYQCLIDRKNKPGSYDCKNCFDLQGEEKNKWIFDDGGLDFAIDQVLATKAAGTIRVGLDIGGGTGTFAARMRERNVIIITSTLNLDGPFNNLIASRGLVPMHISISRRFPFFDNTLDIVHSMDVLSNWIPDTMLEFVLYDVYRVLRPGGLFWLDHFFCFGSQLNKTYVPILDRIGFNRLRWHVETKLNRGVHKNVLYISALMEKPMT; this is encoded by the coding sequence ATGGGAAATGAAGCTCATGACCAACAATACTCAAAAAAATTGCAAGCATGTGGTCACAGCCAAAAGCACAAGTTGCCGAAGTCAATTATGCTAGTCATACTCACCAACCTTGTCACCATTTACATCTTCACTGGTCCAATCAGTTTTTTGTACCACTCTTCTCCGAGTCCTCGCTACTCGAACTCTATCTCAAAGGAACTCAACTCCACCAAAGCTCAGATTGCTGCCACTCACTCACTCTTGTCTGAACTGCACCATAGACTTAACTCCTCTAACTTACTTGTCCAGGCACTGCTCATTGATCTCACGCGCCAACAAGAAAAGCAATCCAATGGTGCTGATCAGAATCAAATGAGTTTGAAGGTAGGGAGTGATGACCTCAGTTTTGCACTTGGCCCTCACAAGCTCCCTTTTGGGTACTCACCAAGGATAGGATCAGATGAGATTCACACACCTGTTGGTGCATCATGCATGAGGCTCCATGAAGAGTTAAACCAATATATGTCATATGAGATTGGAGGGGAGTGCCCTATGGATGATGTTCTTGCACAAAGGCTCATGCTCAAAGGGTGTGAACCGCTCCCTCGAAGGAGATGCCGCCCCAAGTCTCCCACAAATTATGTGGAGCCGACACCTTTGCCTGAGAGCCTTTGGACTACCCCACCAGATACTAGCATTGTTTGGGATGCTTATGCTTGCAAAAGTTACCAGTGTCTCATTGACAGAAAGAATAAGCCAGGCTCTTATGACTGCAAGAATTGCTTTGATTTACAAGGTGAAGAGAAGAATAAGTGGATCTTCGATGATGGgggacttgattttgcaatagACCAAGTTCTTGCAACAAAAGCGGCGGGGACGATTCGTGTTGGACTTGACATTGGTGGTGGAACTGGAACATTTGCTGCAAGGATGAGGGAAAGGAATGTGATCATCATCACAAGCACACTGAATTTAGATGGCCCTTTCAACAACCTCATTGCATCAAGGGGTTTAGTGCCAATGCATATTAGTATCTCTCGAAGGTTTCCATTCTTTGACAACACACTGGATATTGTGCACTCCATGGATGTGTTGAGTAATTGGATACCAGACACCATGCTTGAGTTTGTACTATATGATGTATACAGGGTGTTGAGGCCAGGTGGTCTGTTCTGGCTGGACCATTTCTTTTGCTTTGGGTCACAACTCAACAAAACTTACGTGCCAATATTGGATCGAATTGGATTCAATAGATTGAGGTGGCATGTTGAAACCAAACTTAATCGTGGGGTTCACAAGAATGTGTTGTACATTTCAGCCTTAATGGAGAAACCAATGACTTAA